In Dyadobacter sp. NIV53, a single window of DNA contains:
- a CDS encoding SusC/RagA family TonB-linked outer membrane protein produces MRKFFTLGYLSVLLLLAGVSYGQDLNIKGKVLAGNSALPGASILLKGSSRGSTTDANGDFTLNAPANSTLVVSFIGYKSTEIAVGSKTVFEIVLEEDATQFNEIVVTALGIAREKKALGYAVQEVSGKALTQARETNLVNSLSGRLAGVQVTNSNGAPGSSSRMIIRGASSIGSNNQPLFVVDGLPIDNSNYGSGTGVDYGNAAGSINPDDVESVNVLRGPSAAALYGSRGANGVVLITTKSGKGSKGIGVSFNTNTSFDSPFRQPEWQNEYGQGTGGKFSYVDGKGGGVGDGVDESWGPKLDGQLIPQFNSPIAADGTRTPTPWIANPDNVNQFYQTGKTYTNSVAVTGGNDKGDFRLSFTNLDQASGILPNTNYKRRTVSLNAGWNLTKKLNIRATGNYVKDGSDNRNNFGLYFIWFGRQVDMNSLTTYKKPGSIYQNNWNDNYWTNPYYLLNESTKANERDRLYGNLAATYKFTDWLTLTGRSGTDFYTDRRQSKTAARQATIGTTTLYDAYNEEVIFVRESNSDFLLNATKKFGDFDVTANVGGNHRTYFAQRNYMGATELSIPRVFNLGNSRQRPVVENSSIEKTVNSLYASANLGFRNYLFLDLTARNDWSSTLPSNNRSYFYPSASVSAILSDMFDIKSSVLSFAKIRAGVAQVGNDTDPYMLKSTYKYENPWGSTPALSESNALLNAELKPEITASYEVGADVRLWQNRVGIDLTYYNKVSSDQILNVNVSNATGYLSKLLNAGKIKNSGVELQLTATPVKTTSFQWDIAVNWAKNKNKVISLSEGLTTYQLNTSYNALTQATTTSAFRGLSVEARVGQPYGTFFGKGFLRAPDGQVVYDAQGYPMIDPVSRVLGSFTPDWIGGISNTFRYKNFSLGTLIDIKHGGDIFSQSINVGRYTGVLKETTFGRETGVVGEGVVNTGTTDNPVYVANTKNISSEEYHHKYYLLTNNENTIFDASYVKLREVKLTYMLSGKVFNKLPFRDIAISVVGRNLALLHSNLPHIDPETSYYNDGNLQGIENGQIPTTRSVGFNISFNL; encoded by the coding sequence ATGAGAAAATTTTTTACGTTAGGTTATCTGTCGGTTTTATTGCTGCTCGCCGGAGTTAGCTACGGACAGGACCTCAACATTAAAGGGAAAGTGTTAGCCGGGAACAGCGCTTTGCCAGGAGCCAGCATTTTGCTGAAGGGAAGCAGCCGCGGAAGCACTACCGACGCCAACGGTGATTTTACACTGAATGCTCCCGCCAATTCTACTCTGGTTGTCTCGTTTATCGGCTACAAATCCACTGAAATTGCAGTAGGTTCTAAAACAGTATTTGAAATTGTACTGGAAGAAGATGCTACCCAGTTCAATGAAATTGTTGTAACTGCCCTGGGTATTGCCCGTGAGAAAAAAGCACTGGGTTATGCTGTACAGGAAGTAAGCGGAAAAGCGCTTACACAAGCTCGCGAAACCAACCTGGTTAACTCACTTTCGGGAAGACTGGCTGGTGTTCAGGTTACTAACTCGAACGGTGCGCCGGGATCTTCTTCGCGTATGATCATTCGCGGAGCAAGTTCTATCGGCAGCAATAACCAGCCATTGTTTGTAGTGGACGGTTTACCTATTGACAACAGTAACTACGGTTCCGGAACAGGTGTGGATTATGGTAATGCTGCCGGATCTATTAATCCGGACGATGTAGAATCCGTTAACGTATTGAGAGGGCCAAGTGCTGCTGCATTATATGGTTCACGTGGTGCAAATGGTGTTGTTTTGATCACGACCAAATCCGGAAAAGGATCAAAAGGAATTGGTGTTTCATTTAATACTAACACTTCTTTTGACAGCCCGTTCCGTCAGCCGGAATGGCAAAATGAATATGGCCAGGGTACAGGAGGAAAATTCTCTTATGTAGATGGTAAAGGAGGAGGCGTTGGCGACGGTGTGGATGAAAGCTGGGGACCTAAACTGGATGGTCAGTTAATTCCTCAATTTAATTCTCCAATTGCAGCAGACGGAACCCGGACACCAACTCCATGGATCGCAAATCCTGACAATGTAAACCAATTTTATCAAACCGGAAAAACATACACTAACAGTGTAGCCGTTACCGGTGGAAATGACAAAGGTGATTTCCGCTTGTCTTTTACTAATCTGGATCAGGCATCGGGTATTTTGCCTAATACCAATTACAAACGCCGTACTGTGTCTTTGAATGCAGGCTGGAACCTGACCAAAAAACTGAACATACGTGCAACTGGTAATTATGTAAAAGATGGCAGTGATAACCGTAATAACTTCGGTTTATACTTCATCTGGTTTGGCCGTCAGGTTGATATGAATTCATTGACTACCTACAAAAAACCAGGCAGCATTTACCAGAATAACTGGAACGACAACTACTGGACAAATCCATATTACCTGCTGAACGAAAGTACCAAAGCAAACGAACGTGACCGTTTATATGGAAACCTTGCTGCAACGTACAAATTTACTGACTGGCTTACTTTGACAGGAAGATCAGGAACTGACTTTTACACGGATCGCCGTCAATCAAAAACTGCTGCCCGCCAGGCAACAATCGGAACTACTACATTGTACGATGCATATAACGAAGAAGTAATATTTGTTCGGGAATCCAATTCTGACTTCTTGCTGAATGCAACAAAAAAATTCGGAGATTTTGATGTTACTGCCAACGTAGGAGGAAACCACAGAACTTATTTCGCTCAAAGAAATTACATGGGAGCTACTGAGCTTTCTATACCAAGAGTATTCAACCTTGGAAATTCGCGTCAGAGACCGGTTGTAGAAAACAGCTCAATTGAGAAAACAGTGAACAGCCTTTACGCTTCTGCAAACTTAGGTTTCAGAAACTACCTTTTTCTAGATCTTACAGCCAGAAATGACTGGTCGAGTACATTGCCATCAAACAACAGATCGTACTTCTACCCATCTGCTTCGGTAAGTGCGATCTTATCTGACATGTTCGACATTAAATCATCGGTACTATCATTTGCCAAAATACGTGCTGGTGTGGCACAGGTTGGTAATGATACAGATCCTTACATGTTGAAAAGCACATACAAATATGAAAATCCATGGGGAAGCACTCCTGCCCTGTCAGAAAGCAATGCTTTACTTAATGCCGAGTTAAAACCTGAAATTACTGCTTCATATGAAGTGGGTGCAGATGTAAGACTTTGGCAAAACAGAGTTGGAATTGACCTGACTTATTACAATAAGGTATCCTCAGATCAGATCCTTAACGTAAACGTTTCCAATGCAACAGGTTATCTATCCAAACTTCTGAATGCAGGAAAAATCAAGAACTCAGGTGTTGAACTTCAGCTTACTGCTACACCCGTTAAAACAACTTCTTTCCAATGGGATATTGCGGTGAACTGGGCAAAAAATAAAAACAAAGTTATTTCACTTAGTGAAGGCCTCACAACCTATCAGCTGAATACCAGCTACAATGCCTTAACTCAGGCAACTACTACCAGTGCTTTCCGTGGATTGTCTGTTGAAGCACGTGTAGGACAGCCTTATGGTACTTTCTTCGGAAAAGGATTTTTACGTGCCCCGGACGGACAGGTAGTTTATGATGCACAGGGTTATCCAATGATCGATCCTGTAAGCCGCGTACTAGGCAGTTTTACTCCAGACTGGATCGGTGGTATTTCAAATACTTTCAGATACAAAAACTTCTCTTTGGGTACTTTGATCGATATCAAACATGGCGGAGATATTTTCTCACAGTCTATCAATGTAGGACGTTACACAGGTGTATTAAAAGAAACCACTTTCGGTCGTGAAACTGGCGTTGTTGGAGAAGGTGTTGTAAACACCGGAACAACGGACAACCCGGTTTATGTGGCTAACACGAAAAATATTTCTTCAGAAGAATATCACCATAAGTATTACCTACTTACGAATAACGAAAACACGATTTTCGATGCGAGTTATGTAAAACTTCGCGAGGTAAAACTGACTTATATGCTTTCCGGTAAAGTATTTAACAAACTGCCATTCCGTGACATTGCGATCTCTGTTGTAGGTAGAAATCTTGCTCTTTTGCACAGCAACCTGCCACATATTGATCCTGAAACAAGCTATTACAATGATGGTAACTTACAAGGAATAGAAAACGGTCAGATCCCAACAACAAGATCAGTTGGTTTCAACATCAGTTTCAATTTATAA
- a CDS encoding homoserine kinase → MNYIKAFAPATVANVSCGFDIFGFAIEEPGDVVEIHRIDKPGIVIKDITGDEGRLPRTAEKNAVTVVMLHLLKHLGITDLGCEVTLHKNMPLGSGMGSSAASAVAGVVAMNELLGNPLSRGELLRFAMEGERMASGSAHADNVGPSLLGGFVVIRSYDPLDIFSIPVPSDLCCTLVHPDIEINTKDARYILRNEVSLKNTIAQMGNVAGLVAGLMKSDYDLIGRSMVDVIIEPVRSILIPAFSEVKNAAISNGALGCSISGSGPSMFALSRGMENAQKVGEAMKQTFAGVGIDSSTHLSVINQGGAVVLERG, encoded by the coding sequence GTGAATTATATAAAAGCTTTTGCGCCTGCAACAGTAGCCAATGTGTCCTGCGGGTTCGATATTTTTGGTTTTGCAATAGAAGAACCAGGAGATGTGGTAGAAATACACCGCATTGATAAGCCAGGAATTGTAATCAAAGATATTACTGGCGATGAAGGAAGATTACCCCGAACCGCCGAGAAAAATGCAGTGACGGTGGTCATGCTTCATTTGCTGAAACATCTGGGTATTACAGACCTTGGGTGTGAGGTGACTTTACATAAGAATATGCCACTGGGAAGCGGGATGGGGTCCAGTGCGGCCAGTGCGGTGGCAGGCGTTGTAGCTATGAACGAGCTGTTAGGCAATCCGCTGAGCAGAGGAGAACTTCTTCGCTTTGCTATGGAAGGTGAACGGATGGCTTCCGGATCGGCGCATGCTGATAATGTTGGCCCATCGCTTTTGGGCGGTTTCGTCGTCATCAGAAGTTATGATCCATTGGATATATTTTCTATTCCTGTACCGTCTGATCTTTGTTGTACGCTGGTTCATCCTGATATTGAGATTAATACCAAGGATGCAAGATATATTTTGCGTAACGAAGTGTCCCTCAAAAATACGATTGCCCAGATGGGAAATGTTGCAGGTCTGGTAGCAGGATTAATGAAATCTGATTATGACCTGATCGGCCGTTCTATGGTTGATGTCATTATTGAACCTGTAAGATCTATATTGATACCAGCATTTAGTGAAGTGAAAAATGCCGCTATTAGTAACGGCGCTTTGGGCTGTAGCATCTCAGGTTCAGGGCCATCTATGTTTGCTTTGAGCAGGGGAATGGAAAATGCGCAGAAGGTGGGCGAAGCCATGAAGCAAACATTTGCAGGCGTAGGAATTGATTCAAGTACACATTTATCAGTAATTAACCAGGGTGGGGCAGTGGTTTTGGAAAGAGGTTAA
- a CDS encoding iron-sulfur cluster assembly accessory protein, whose translation MVTVSETAKNKIVELRQADGHQDDYQIRVGVLGGGCSGLTYNLEFNSDTKPTDMIFEDKGVKIIVDKKSILYLAGTILDFSDGLNGKGFQFVNPNATRTCGCGESFAV comes from the coding sequence ATGGTAACGGTAAGCGAAACAGCCAAAAATAAAATTGTAGAATTACGTCAGGCAGATGGTCATCAGGATGATTATCAAATCCGGGTGGGTGTTTTAGGTGGCGGATGTTCAGGTCTTACTTATAATCTTGAATTTAATTCTGATACCAAACCTACTGACATGATTTTTGAAGATAAGGGTGTCAAAATCATTGTTGATAAAAAAAGTATATTATATCTCGCAGGTACCATTCTTGATTTTTCTGATGGCCTTAATGGCAAGGGATTCCAGTTTGTAAATCCTAATGCTACAAGAACCTGCGGCTGCGGTGAAAGTTTTGCCGTTTAA
- a CDS encoding sugar phosphate nucleotidyltransferase, which produces MKPTLLILAAGIGSRYGGIKQLDQFGPNGETIIDYSLYDAVRSGFGKVVFIVREEIRESAEALFAPKLKGKIDYDFAIQGVQSYVPEDLGKVERVKPWGTGHATLCAWEQTDTPFAVINADDFYGREAFATMSAFLQNDTNEKQHAMIGYELKRTLSENGTVSRGICIERADHNLESVVERTKIFEKDGNIYFEENEVLTELEPETPVSMNFWGFKPSVFPIIKDLFETYARENLHTPKAEFYIPTVMTHIIKSGLGDCRVFRSSSDWFGVTYPEDKPAVQASLTPLHENGEYPEKLWE; this is translated from the coding sequence ATGAAACCTACACTTTTGATTTTGGCTGCGGGAATTGGTAGCCGTTATGGGGGGATCAAACAACTTGATCAGTTTGGGCCAAACGGAGAGACCATTATAGATTATTCTTTGTATGATGCCGTTCGCAGCGGTTTTGGCAAAGTTGTCTTCATCGTACGTGAAGAAATCAGAGAAAGTGCGGAAGCTTTATTTGCTCCGAAATTAAAAGGGAAAATTGATTATGATTTTGCTATTCAGGGAGTTCAGTCATATGTTCCGGAAGACTTAGGAAAAGTAGAACGCGTAAAACCCTGGGGAACCGGGCATGCCACGCTTTGTGCATGGGAGCAAACTGATACACCTTTTGCTGTAATCAATGCGGACGATTTTTATGGCCGCGAAGCTTTTGCAACAATGTCGGCTTTTCTTCAGAATGATACCAATGAAAAGCAGCATGCTATGATTGGTTATGAACTGAAACGGACATTATCTGAAAACGGGACTGTTTCGCGGGGGATCTGCATAGAACGGGCAGACCATAATCTTGAATCCGTTGTAGAACGCACTAAAATATTTGAAAAAGATGGGAATATCTATTTTGAAGAAAATGAAGTGCTTACAGAACTTGAACCTGAAACGCCGGTATCCATGAATTTCTGGGGATTTAAGCCTTCTGTGTTTCCAATCATAAAGGATTTATTTGAAACGTACGCCAGAGAAAATCTGCATACACCAAAGGCTGAGTTTTATATTCCGACAGTCATGACGCACATCATTAAAAGCGGATTGGGAGATTGCCGTGTTTTTCGCAGTTCTTCTGACTGGTTTGGCGTTACATATCCCGAAGATAAACCAGCCGTACAAGCTTCCCTGACGCCTTTGCACGAAAATGGTGAATATCCTGAAAAGCTGTGGGAGTAG
- a CDS encoding SGNH/GDSL hydrolase family protein, translating into MRRFYQLLQIALIAIPLLAMRQDKPLRVIFFGDSITQAGVSPTGYITKMTEMLKAAGQDSQFELAGAGIGGNKVYDLYLRLEDDVLSKKPDVVFIYVGINDVWHKTSSGTGTDPDKYVKFYEALIKKMKAQNIRIIVCTPTVIGEKNDNSNAQDGDLNEYSKLIRDIAKRNNLELCDLRKYFGDYLVKNNPENKDKGILTSDRVHLTDEGNKFLAERMMEALVKVK; encoded by the coding sequence ATGCGCAGGTTTTATCAATTACTTCAAATTGCTCTGATTGCAATTCCACTACTCGCTATGCGTCAGGACAAACCTCTACGTGTTATCTTTTTCGGTGATTCTATTACACAAGCTGGTGTAAGCCCAACAGGATATATTACAAAAATGACAGAAATGCTGAAAGCTGCGGGTCAGGATAGTCAATTTGAACTTGCCGGCGCCGGTATTGGGGGTAACAAAGTGTATGATCTTTATTTAAGACTGGAAGATGATGTACTTTCCAAGAAACCGGATGTGGTATTTATTTATGTGGGGATTAATGATGTATGGCACAAAACCTCATCAGGAACAGGAACAGATCCTGACAAATATGTCAAATTTTACGAGGCGCTGATCAAAAAAATGAAGGCGCAGAATATCAGGATTATTGTTTGTACGCCAACAGTAATAGGTGAGAAAAATGACAATTCGAATGCCCAGGATGGGGATTTGAACGAATATTCCAAGCTGATCAGGGATATTGCAAAACGTAACAATCTGGAATTATGTGACCTCAGAAAATATTTTGGTGATTATCTGGTAAAAAATAATCCTGAAAATAAAGACAAAGGAATTCTGACTTCTGACAGGGTTCATTTGACTGACGAAGGGAATAAATTTCTGGCTGAAAGAATGATGGAAGCTTTGGTGAAAGTGAAGTAA
- a CDS encoding helix-turn-helix domain-containing protein, with product MEKLNHKECTSQLLPIRDAIDVISGKWKLQIIVSISTGNNHFREIERSIPKLSSKVLAKELKDLEANRLIKRTVFESSPVSVEYTLLPHADSLQPVIESLRHWGTIHRNEIMRD from the coding sequence ATGGAAAAATTAAATCACAAGGAATGTACATCTCAATTATTGCCGATCAGAGATGCCATCGATGTAATCAGTGGTAAATGGAAATTGCAGATAATTGTTTCCATTTCTACAGGCAACAATCATTTTCGTGAAATAGAAAGGAGCATCCCCAAACTGTCTTCCAAAGTTTTAGCGAAGGAACTGAAAGACCTGGAAGCGAACCGATTAATAAAAAGGACAGTTTTTGAAAGTTCGCCTGTGTCGGTAGAATATACTTTACTGCCTCACGCGGATTCTTTACAACCTGTAATTGAATCTCTCCGGCACTGGGGCACAATACACAGAAATGAAATAATGAGAGACTAA
- a CDS encoding DoxX family protein: MKKNRIIYWVTTGIVGAMMLFSAYSYFTNPEVGAGFHHLGFPDYFRIELALAKILGALVLLIPFVPARIKEWAYAGFGITFISAAIAHINSNDATPMIITPIVVLIILIVSNIYFHKQNESVLS; the protein is encoded by the coding sequence ATGAAAAAGAATAGGATAATTTATTGGGTCACGACAGGGATTGTAGGTGCAATGATGCTTTTTAGTGCATACAGTTATTTTACTAATCCGGAAGTCGGAGCAGGATTCCATCACCTGGGATTTCCTGACTATTTCAGGATTGAACTGGCTTTGGCCAAAATTTTAGGAGCTTTGGTTTTATTGATTCCATTCGTGCCGGCAAGGATCAAAGAATGGGCTTATGCGGGTTTTGGGATCACATTTATTTCGGCAGCCATTGCACATATCAATAGTAATGATGCCACGCCAATGATTATAACACCAATTGTTGTGCTGATTATATTAATTGTTTCAAATATATACTTTCATAAACAGAATGAAAGCGTTTTGAGTTAA